Proteins encoded by one window of Cloeon dipterum chromosome 2, ieCloDipt1.1, whole genome shotgun sequence:
- the LOC135935269 gene encoding opsin, ultraviolet-sensitive-like, protein MFLHENTSNLAFGPLALPVQSSEPARTLVWNVPADKLHEIPDHWFKYPAVDSLVHFILAIVYILFMIFALTGNGMVIWIFATSKSLRSASNMFVVNLAIADFMMMLKAPIVIYNSLYEGYELGLWGCQIFATMGAYSGIVQATTNLCIGYDRYKNISSPLDGQMSKKKAFFFILLTWAWATPWTLMPLFEYWGRFVAEGFLTTCSFDFLTNTMDIKLFVFFIFTFSYAIPMFMTMFFYSQIVSQVFNHEKALRKQAKKMNVESLRSGDQAAVSAEARIAKTAITICGLFVFSWTPYAVIALIGAFGNQALITPLVSMVPALCCKLVACFDPYVYAISHPKYRLELKERCACLGINEEQPAKNEDTKTTAA, encoded by the exons ATGTTCCTCCACGAGAACACCTCAAACCTAGCTTTCGGGCCGTTAGCACTCCCCGTTCAAAG CTCCGAACCAGCTCGCACGCTGGTTTGGAATGTACCGGCAGATAAACTACACGAAATTCCAGACCATTGGTTTAAATACCCAGCGGTGGACTCTCTCGTTCACTTTATTCTCGCCATCGTTTACATCCTTTTTATGATCTTCGCTCTGACTGGCAATGGAATGGTCATCTGGATTTTCGCTAC CTCCAAGTCCCTGCGGTCGGCTTCTAACATGTTTGTTGTCAATTTGGCGATTGCTGACTTTATGATGATGCTTAAGGCACCTATCGTAATCTACAACTCACTATACGAGGGCTACGAACTAGGCTTGTGGGGTTGCCAGATATTTGCCACCATGGGTGCCTACTCTGGAATTGTGCAGGCTACCACCAACCTTTGCATCGGTTACGACAGATACAA GAACATCTCGAGTCCTCTAGACGGTCAGATGAGCAAGAAAAAGGCCTTCTTTTTCATCCTGCTGACTTGGGCCTGGGCAACCCCCTGGACACTGATGCCTCTCTTTGAATACTGGGGCCGGTTCGTTGCTG AGGGATTCCTGACGACCTGCAGCTTCGACTTCCTCACTAATACCATGGACATCAAGTTGTTTGTCTTCTTCATATTCACCTTCTCCTACGCTATCCCGATGTTTATGACTATGTTCTTCTACTCGCAAATAGTCTCTCAGGTTTTCAATCACGAGAAGGCCCTCAGGAAGCAGGCTAAGAAGATGAATGTGGAATCTCTGAGGAGCGGTGACCAGGCTGCAGTATCCGCGGAAGCTAGGATTGCCAAAACTGCTATCACTATTTGTGGACTTTTTGTCTTCTCCTGGACACCTTACGCCGTCATCGCTTTGATCGGCGCTTTCGGCAATCA GGCACTTATCACACCTCTTGTGTCTATGGTTCCAGCCTTGTGCTGCAAGCTTGTTGCTTGCTTTGACCCATATGTGTACGCCATCAGCCACCCCAAGTACAG ACTTGAGCTTAAGGAACGTTGCGCATGCCTTGGTATCAATGAAGAACAACCCGCTAAGAATGAGGATACGAAAACTACTGCTGCTTAA